Proteins co-encoded in one Deltaproteobacteria bacterium genomic window:
- a CDS encoding TolC family protein, whose amino-acid sequence MHFREGVQSVTVLLFLAFLCPVIASAGVQDAAVVPSTVSFEEAVRTALSNAREVKLAVQDVRISAEGKTRAEAGRLPRLDASTDYTMLSEPPGAIIQNMTVQTSERNVWRGRANATQTIYDFGRTRSLVDQAQARVETAENVEGLTRERQAMEVISAFLSARRAEELRQVADESLTAAKDHRRVAGNQYDFGVVAKNDVLAAEVQVANAESVVIVAENQVELSRSRLALRMGYSGERSVTPASGPFPAPPETLPSLEESLRAALVKRSELRVQDASVREGEAALAGARAEFAPTFFGQGGYQYEDNDFNPHKSVFSLVVGGKVNLFSGFSDEAAKRQALLSIGRRKEGLLKLRDEISLEVKAAHLSVTEAAKRKAVAEAAVARAEENLRIQNDRYKEGLAISTEALDAQTLLTRAKVDLRNAAYDLHESRYRLLAARGELLEFLIPLTGAGR is encoded by the coding sequence ATGCATTTTCGAGAAGGCGTTCAATCCGTAACCGTTCTTCTTTTTCTTGCGTTTCTTTGTCCTGTGATCGCTTCCGCCGGTGTGCAGGACGCCGCCGTCGTTCCCTCTACGGTTTCTTTCGAGGAAGCGGTGCGCACGGCGCTGTCGAACGCCCGGGAGGTCAAGCTCGCCGTCCAGGACGTCCGCATCTCCGCGGAAGGAAAGACCCGCGCCGAGGCAGGACGGCTTCCCCGCCTGGACGCAAGCACCGACTACACCATGCTCTCCGAGCCGCCCGGCGCAATCATCCAGAATATGACCGTGCAGACATCGGAACGAAACGTCTGGCGCGGCCGGGCCAACGCAACGCAGACGATTTACGATTTCGGGAGGACGCGGTCCCTCGTCGACCAGGCGCAGGCGCGTGTCGAAACCGCGGAGAACGTGGAGGGCCTCACACGCGAGCGGCAGGCGATGGAGGTCATCTCGGCATTTCTATCCGCTCGGCGGGCCGAAGAGCTGCGGCAGGTCGCCGACGAGTCGCTCACCGCCGCCAAGGATCACCGGCGCGTGGCGGGGAACCAGTACGATTTCGGGGTCGTTGCGAAGAACGACGTCCTCGCCGCAGAAGTGCAGGTGGCCAACGCCGAATCGGTTGTGATCGTCGCCGAGAACCAGGTGGAACTTTCCCGCTCCCGGCTTGCGCTTAGGATGGGATATTCGGGGGAGCGGTCGGTGACGCCCGCCTCCGGGCCTTTCCCCGCTCCTCCGGAAACGCTTCCTTCGCTGGAGGAGAGCCTGCGGGCTGCGTTGGTAAAGCGCAGCGAACTGCGCGTCCAGGACGCCTCGGTGCGTGAAGGAGAGGCGGCGCTTGCGGGCGCACGGGCCGAGTTCGCCCCCACCTTCTTCGGGCAGGGCGGCTACCAGTACGAAGATAACGATTTCAATCCGCACAAAAGCGTTTTTTCGCTGGTCGTCGGGGGGAAGGTGAACCTGTTTTCCGGTTTTTCCGACGAAGCGGCAAAAAGACAGGCGCTGCTGTCGATAGGGCGGCGGAAGGAAGGGCTCTTGAAACTGCGGGATGAAATCTCCCTCGAAGTGAAGGCGGCGCATCTTTCGGTGACCGAAGCCGCCAAGCGGAAGGCGGTGGCGGAGGCGGCCGTCGCCCGAGCGGAGGAGAACCTTCGCATCCAGAACGACCGGTACAAGGAAGGGCTGGCGATCTCAACCGAGGCGCTGGACGCGCAGACGCTATTGACGCGCGCAAAGGTGGATCTTCGGAACGCTGCCTACGATCTTCACGAATCGCGTTACCGCCTGCTCGCCGCCCGCGGCGAGCTTTTGGAGTTCCTGATTCCGCTGACAGGCGCCGGACGGTAA
- a CDS encoding aldo/keto reductase: MTESGQENDFAFRDVPRLGRRLFRMGISGTFNLDEAGCREALERIQYVFWSPRMKGLSAALRVALARDRERYVVSAGPMLGYFPGAVRRAVESTLRTLNIDYLDVFQLYWLGKMSALTGAVQEEMAKLRDEGKARALGASMHDRPRAGKLAENSILDLLMIRYNAAHTGAEQDIFPHLASRRPAVVAYTATAWKKLLSAPRNWKGRVPTAGDCYRFCLTSPHVDIVLLGPRNAAELREDLAAIDKGPLSPEEMSFMREFGRAVHG, from the coding sequence ATGACTGAATCGGGACAGGAAAACGATTTCGCCTTCCGTGATGTGCCGAGGCTCGGGCGGCGGCTCTTCCGGATGGGGATTTCCGGCACCTTCAACCTGGACGAGGCAGGGTGCCGGGAAGCGCTGGAACGCATCCAGTACGTTTTCTGGAGCCCGCGGATGAAGGGGCTTTCCGCCGCGCTCCGCGTGGCACTTGCCCGCGACCGGGAGCGGTACGTGGTTTCAGCGGGTCCGATGCTCGGCTACTTTCCGGGCGCAGTACGCCGGGCCGTCGAATCGACGCTCCGGACATTGAACATAGACTACCTCGATGTATTCCAACTCTACTGGTTAGGAAAGATGTCCGCCTTGACCGGCGCGGTACAGGAGGAAATGGCGAAACTGCGCGATGAAGGGAAGGCACGCGCTTTGGGAGCGTCGATGCACGACCGCCCCCGGGCCGGAAAACTTGCCGAGAACTCGATTCTCGACCTTCTCATGATCCGATATAACGCCGCCCACACGGGGGCGGAGCAGGATATCTTCCCGCACCTTGCGAGCCGCCGTCCCGCGGTGGTCGCATATACCGCAACTGCCTGGAAGAAACTTCTGAGCGCACCGCGGAATTGGAAGGGGAGGGTGCCCACGGCGGGCGACTGTTACCGGTTCTGCCTCACGAGCCCGCACGTGGACATTGTGCTTCTCGGGCCTCGCAACGCGGCAGAATTGCGCGAAGACCTGGCTGCGATCGACAAGGGGCCGTTATCCCCGGAAGAAATGTCATTCATGAGAGAGTTCGGACGCGCCGTCCACGGATAG